One Leishmania panamensis strain MHOM/PA/94/PSC-1 chromosome 24 sequence genomic region harbors:
- a CDS encoding STOP axonemal protein, putative (TriTrypDB/GeneDB-style sysID: LpmP.24.1960), whose translation MTQLHSVASLDYGDGRTCVCRICECGKHQCPGIHIPFVGDTTYRDEYVGKNIERERPRRARQTVFPVKAEPGHFKTTNQEAADLLKGKDLRPAESYKPREAAAAPLPFEGTTTNRADFPGWMPDYNRAKRKENPLPKLPGTYATTKGAMEEPVRDLVAQGKLPKPPKSFKADDTLQNSLPFDGITNYTAEYQPKEVPMTRSACRDTQTAALPENRDFQTTASMAYQVPPMHMRHDCPAAFVPVRPASRDGHIKHSVYNIPSGDTMY comes from the coding sequence ATGACGCAGCTTCATTCTGTCGCCAGCCTTGACTACGGCGATGGCCGCACTTGTGTGTGCCGCATCTGCGAGTGTGGCAAGCACCAGTGCCCCGGCATCCACATTCCGTTCGTTGGGGATACGACCTACCGCGATGAGTACGTTGGCAAGAACATCGAGCGGGAGCGACCGCGCAGGGCCCGCCAGACGGTGTTCCCGGTCAAGGCAGAGCCCGGCCACTTCAAAACGACAAACCAGGAGGCAGCGGACTTGCTGAAGGGCAAGGATCTGCGCCCGGCGGAGTCCTACAAGCCCCGagaggctgcagcagcgccgttaCCCTTTGAGGGTACGACAACCAACCGCGCCGACTTCCCAGGCTGGATGCCCGATTACAACCGTGCCAAGCGCAAGGAGAACCCGCTCCCGAAGCTGCCAGGCACATACGCGACGACAAAGGGGGCGATGGAGGAACCGGTCCGTGACCTGGTGGCGCAGGGTAAGCTGCCAAAGCCGCCAAAGAGCTTCAAGGCAGACGACACCCTGCAGAATAGCCTCCCCTTCGACGGCATTACGAACTACACAGCGGAGTACCAGCCGAAGGAGGTGCCGAtgacgcgcagcgcctgccgcgACACCCAGACCGCCGCCCTGCCTGAAAACCGCGACTTCCAGACCACAGCATCCATGGCGTACCAGGTGCCGCCGATGCACATGCGCCACGACTGCCCAGCAGCCTTCGTGCCGGTGCGCCCTGCCTCGCGCGATGGGCACATCAAGCACTCCGTCTACAATATCCCCTCTGGCGACACCATGTACTAG
- a CDS encoding phosphatidylinositol 3-kinase, putative (TriTrypDB/GeneDB-style sysID: LpmP.24.1990), whose product MTSTSVALIASVLRQPRIGDDLQWVRYDAPFRTAQDYAAAEYLYRLRLCSLRLMSSFLSPSLLRTGSVSKVTHMLPHYPVQITAQLVYMDEPLSPVVESAAVYASAATPLPLSFPVDGNTDTHEEMEVIYTFADEWLIFPLELCDVPLDARCELHLWHTDTRIAVAAFHVYSVAGELCVGQRQLTLSPCGATPSNQQVWSTSTHASGLLDDFHRGMIPPIPWLDTLSIQQLEAVHARNGNAAIRRGSSQSAKDPGDPPAAILTLYLPAATTAVFFEPAVARVSDDMQSLLQRGDTADNVCGVTQRPFPDQYTFFKEHNLCEAKAAITSKTQYLLTDSSAPPGPKERHQLASLLRRPPIQLDKGTGAMMAGAGAGGVGGGRLEETRLLWKYRHFICRDGKYFLPFMRCVDWANTHSSERRAACALIHQWARPAFADVLACLSFYFDHVAPVRQYAVRLLRKESDGRLCHLAFQLVQAVRYDSAEAELANFLVERAVGRWELCSTIYTLLSVEVALERRRGVSAVGKANDDRHGGAALFEPLLKRLAERLAQQCPHFETRIRQQHAMHRVLQLLSRQLQHSSLDRLGKTTLGNKLIAKQACGLRALFSSVHHGSSSRRSGNASFSSSLMAHSSAGVREEHSMGSTSTGDGNQEADANGCGDGSVIETSDMDSAADDELRSLRLPSLSLQPQGGASRSPQRQNGAQQQHRNRQASAVDVLDCYGVTTLATHPGIPITGLLHDSLYIFKSAKLPMQLTFTALQPAGLACSGERGSELPCGASPSPCVLTPLAMQPAPSQQRKGELQGMSSCCDGASTAAATAEQAGNFLGTGENETVPLAMMYKYDDDIRQDQLIVQLIRLMDDLLQRDGLQLYLTPYRVIATGPNEGLVEIVPRVTTFLSVQRDVLKYLRVYNSTAELLRQAMDRYTRSFAGYCVITFVLGIGDRHLENILITQDGRLLHIDFGYVLGNDPKPFPPPMKINREMVEVLGGPQSTGFTEFKLYCCSAYNTLRKHAPLLLHILLLCAHTEGMPQVTGEGGDPRVNLLKVQEKLRLDLTNAQATQYLQNVIADSVGSLFTNLWDVLHAAAQATRG is encoded by the coding sequence ATGACATCGACAAGTGTGGCGTTGATTGCGAGTGTCCTGCGGCAGCCTCGCATAGGCGATGATCTGCAGTGGGTACGCTACGACGCACCGTTTCGCACCGCACAGGACTACGCAGCGGCCGAGTACCTCTATCGACTGCGCTTGTGCTCGTTGCGGTTGATGAGTTCCTTCTTGTCGCCCTCCCTGCTCCGCACAGGCTCGGTGAGCAAGGTGACGCACATGCTCCCCCACTACCCTGTCCAGATAACTGCCCAACTCGTCTACATGGATGAGCCACTGAGCCCTGTCGTGGAGTCAGCGGCCGTGTACGCGTCTGCTGCAACCCCGCTGCCGTTGTCATTCCCTGTCGACGgcaacacagacacacacgaggagatggaggtgaTTTACACGTTTGCCGATGAGTGGCTTATCTTTCCGCTAGAGCTGTGTGATGTGCCACTCGATGCTCGCTGCGAGCTGCATCTCTGGCATACGGATACGCGTATCGCAGTGGCCGCCTTTCACGTCTACTCTGTGGCAGGAGAACTGTGCGTGGGCCAACGGCAGCTGACGCTAAGCCCATGCGGCGCGACGCCAAGCAACCAGCAGGTGTGGAGCACTTCTACGCACGCCTCTGGGCTTCTAGATGACTTTCACCGCGGCATGATACCACCCATTCCATGGCTGGACACGTTGTCCATCCAGCAACTGGAGGCTGTGCATGCACGGAACGGCAACGCCGCCATCCGCAGGGGAAGTTCACAGTCAGCTAAAGACCCTGGCGACCCCCCGGCAGCGATATTGACGCTGTACCTTCCagcggccaccaccgccgtgtTCTTCGAGCCTGCCGTGGCGCGCGTGTCCGACGACATGCAGAGCCTGCTACAGCGCGGCGACACTGCAGACAACGTCTGCGGCGTCACTCAGCGTCCCTTTCCTGATCAGTACACCTTCTTCAAGGAGCACAACCTCTGCGAGGCTAAGGCAGCCATCACGTCCAAGACGCAGTACCTGCTGaccgacagcagcgccccTCCCGGGCCGAAGGAGCGCCACCAGCTCGCCAGCCTCTTGCGGCGTCCGCCAATTCAACTAGACAAAGGCACCGGGGCCATGATGGCAGGTGCCGGCGCCGGAGGTGTCGGCGGTGGGCGGTTGGAGGAGACGCGCTTACTGTGGAAGTACCGTCACTTCATATGCCGCGACGGCAAATACTTCCTGCCATTCATGCGGTGCGTCGACTGGGCCAACACCCACTCCAGcgagcggcgcgccgcctgTGCCCTCATCCATCAGTGGGCGAGACCAGCCTTTGCGGATGTACTGGCGTGCCTCAGCTTCTACTTTGACCATGTGGCGCCGGTGCGCCAGTACGccgtgcgcctgctgcgcaaAGAGAGCGATGGGCGGCTGTGCCACCTCGCCTTTCAGCTCGTGCAGGCGGTGCGGTATGACtcagcggaggcggagctggccAACTTCTTGGTGGAGCGCGCCGTGGGGCGCTGGGAGCTGTGCAGCACCATCTACACCCTGCTctcggtggaggtggcgctggagcGGCGTCGCGGCGTGAGCGCTGTGGGGAAGGCAAACGATGACAggcacggcggcgcggccctcttcgagccgctgctgaagcgcttAGCGGAGCGGTTGGCACAGCAGTGTCCGCACTTCGAAACGCGGAttcgccagcagcacgcgatgcaccgggtgctgcagctgctgagccgcCAGCTGCAACATAGCTCACTAGATCGCCTGGGGAAGACGACGCTGGGCAACAAGCTTATTGCAAAGCAGGCGTGCGGCCTGcgtgccctcttctcctctgtgcATCACGGCAGCTCGTCCAGGAGAAGTGGGAACGCGAGCTTTAGCAGCAGCCTGATGGCGCACTCCTCGGCTGGGGTGCGGGAAGAGCACTCGATGGGCTCCACCAGCACCGGCGATGGCAACCAGGAGGCTGACGCGAACGGTTGCGGTGACGGCAGTGTCATCGAGACAAGTGACAtggacagcgctgccgatgATGAGCTCCGGTCTTTGCGCCTTCCATCTCTATCACTACAGCCCCAGGGAGGTGCTTCCCGGTCGCCTCAGCGACAGAACggtgcccagcagcagcaccgaaaCCGCCAAGCCTCAGCCGTTGACGTGCTGGACTGCTATGGCGTCACAACGCTCGCCACGCACCCCGGTATCCCGATCACGGGCCTCCTTCACGACTCGCTGTACATCTTCAAGAGCGCCAAGCTGCCGATGCAGCTCACTTTCACGGCCCTGCAGCCAGCAGGCCTTGCATGCAGCGGCGAGCGAGGGAGCGAGTTGCCCTGCGGTGCTTCGCCGTCTCCCTGCGTGCTGACACCCCTCGCGATGCAGCCcgcaccgtcgcagcagcgcaaaggCGAGCTGCAAGGaatgagcagctgctgcgacggtgccagcacagcagctgcgacggcggagCAGGCAGGCAACTTTCTTGGGACCGGGGAAAACGAGACAGTGCCTCTGGCGATGATGTACAAGTACGACGACGACATCCGGCAAGACCAACTCATTGTGCAACTTATACGCCTTATGGACGACCTCCTACAGCGAGATGGATTGCAGCTCTACCTGACACCCTATCGCGTGATTGCCACCGGCCCGAATGAGGGTCTTGTCGAAATTGTGCCGCGTGTGACGACGTTCCTCAGCGTTCAGCGTGACGTACTCAAGTACCTGCGCGTGTACAACAGcacggcggagctgctgcggcaagCGATGGACCGCTACACGCGCAGTTTCGCAGGCTATTGCGTCATCACCTTTGTCCTTGGCATCGGCGACCGGCATTTGGAAAATATCCTCATCACGCAGGATGGCCGGTTGCTGCACATCGACTTCGGCTACGTACTGGGCAACGACCCAAAGCCGTTTCCGCCACCCATGAAGATCAACCGTGAGATGGTGGAAGTGCTTGGAGGACCACAGAGCACTGGCTTCACCGAGTTCAAGctgtactgctgcagcgcgtaCAACACACTGCGCAAGCACGCCCCGCTACTACTTCACAtactgctgctctgcgcccACACGGAGGGCATGCCGCAGGTAACCGGGGAGGGTGGCGACCCCCGCGTGAACCTGCTGAAGGTGCAGGAGAAGCTGCGGCTTGACCTGACCAACGCCCAGGCGACGCAGTACCTGCAGAACGTGATCGCCGACAGCGTTGGCTCTCTCTTTACAAACCTCTGGGACGTCCtgcacgccgctgcgcaggctACCCGCGGTTGA
- a CDS encoding hypothetical protein (TriTrypDB/GeneDB-style sysID: LpmP.24.1950) has protein sequence MRSNGAVHIGNDVFLAVTRDVTDKAFLFSSSFPPREQLAPLPLNRKTRFHPHASLACSGAELNRYAESSARVGYPTEYGSDREAEFVADASTPLFHHSAHASPDGRKIAFISNVRRYHYIMDISVVPAAVCELEMPEVVQSVCWHTVEYHALCVLFTSGNLTIYDTDQSYLGVTVPRHRRITLRPAIERALAEAEAYEHPFPATRSTSSAAVRLAKNAPASDNKGSQSTRPKPLAGEISTPRRSTASPAHATTTAATDVRSITHHSGDADSQAQAASYRVNHAKSLTSGMIATASHIAHSPRHAVPAGTGHGEVLPLSGTDKVSEEGTTSPPPSPKPATLPTSQLDLVGMYALPPTENIPAILLLLSSSGDVYAVHLRDDCLPVVAAAEATNDGRAHTCEEEALRKAEVATVSLNVEVHHLISGDDTVAAEDEALAVAGCLVDMEAGTHAVFFCTANGLVKGAWVSGQDLLARHRVAHVRAAGRPNISFTLHTSDSLGVRASLAPSAPPITHGASMTLSQNVCVMRSGASGEVTFVIAFPHWDRRRQGWTCWRPPCSDAQERARKEAALPLVSTDAAPPPPIVLRLPYDTSDASVAVGCTELALVPEVSVMDGSCRRRNILAISLATLLRSALYARCGKLQLHPSAGSDATSRLRDPQPVVLDMLNALPECHRLWLRGFPQAEISAATLDLVRRIEELSSDMNRREAVQAQRRQRIAARLAGLEGRVAEMDGKLTQWHQTILDGIVHRRGGEAFRTANERLGKVFTMLNELEQRL, from the coding sequence ATGCGCTCGAATGGTGCCGTGCACATCGGCAACGACGTCTTCCTTGCTGTCACGCGCGATGTGACGGATAAAGCATTTCTCTTCTCTAGCTCCTTCCCACCAAGGGAGCAACTGGCGCCACTCCCGTTGAACCGCAAAACGCGCTTCCACCCACACGCCTCCCTGGCATGCAGTGGGGCGGAGCTCAACCGGTATGCCGAGTCCTCAGCGAGGGTGGGGTATCCCACGGAGTACGGTAGTGACAGGGAAGCGGAATTTGTCGCCGACGCGTCCACACCGCTGTTCCATCACTCCGCGCACGCCTCTCCTGACGGTCGCAAGATCGCCTTCATCAGCAATGTCCGCCGTTACCACTACATTATGGACATTTCCGTTGTGCCGGCGGCGGTTTGTGAGCTGGAGATGCCCGAGGTAGTGCAGAGCGTGTGCTGGCACACCGTGGAGTACCACGCGCTGTGTGTGCTATTTACTTCGGGCAACCTGACCATCTACGACACGGACCAATCTTACTTGGGTGTCACTGTGCCGCGGCACCGTCGTATCACACTGCGACCAGCCATTGAGCGCGCCCTCGCTGAAGCCGAGGCGTATGAGCACCCCTTTCCTGCGACCCGGTCGACGTCATCAGCGGCAGTTCGTCTTGCCAAGAACGCACCCGCTTCAGACAACAAGGGGTCGCAGAGTACGCGCCCCAAGCCTCTGGCAGGGGAAATCAGTACCCCACGTCGATCGACTGCGTCACCGGCGcatgccaccaccacagcggcaacggACGTTCGCTCCATAAcccaccacagcggcgacgcggaTAGTCAGGCACAGGCGGCCTCATACCGAGTGAACCACGCGAAGAGCCTAACCAGCGGTATGATCGCTACTGCGAGCCACATCGCCCACTCACCGCGTCACGCCGTACCAGCGGGTACCGGCCATGGCGAGGTTCTACCACTTTCTGGCACCGACAAAGTCAGTGAGGAAGGCACTACCTCGCCCCCGCCCAGCCCCAAGCCCGCGACATTGCCCACCTCGCAGCTGGACCTTGTGGGCATgtacgcgctgccgccaacGGAGAACATCCCTGCTATTCTTCTTCTTctaagcagcagcggcgacgtgtACGCAGTGCACCTCAGGGACGACTGCCTTCCAGTGGTCGCGGCGGCCGAGGCCACCAATGATGGCCGAGCTCACACgtgcgaagaggaggcgctgcggaaaGCCGAGGTGGCCACGGTCTCGCTGAACGTGGAGGTGCATCATCTCATCTCTGGAGACGACACCGTTGCAGCCGAGGACGAGGCGCTCGCCGTTGCCGGCTGCCTGGTCGACATGGAAGCTGGCACGCACGCTGTGTTTTTCTGCACCGCCAACGGGCTAGTCAAGGGCGCGTGGGTGAGTGGGCAGGACCTGCTGGCCCGCCACCGTGTCGCtcacgtgcgcgctgctggccGGCCGAACATATCCTTCACGCTGCATACCAGTGACTCCTTGGGCGTGCgggcctctctcgctccatCCGCTCCACCCATCACGCACGGCGCAAGCATGACCCTCTCACAGAACGTGTGCGTCATGCGCAGTGGCGCCTCAGGGGAGGTGACGTTTGTTATAGCGTTTCCGCACTGggatcggcggcggcaggggTGGACGTGCTGGCGTCCTCCCTGCTCCGATGCGCAAGAACGGGCACGCAAagaagcagcactgccgctggTGAGCACTGacgctgctccaccgccgcccatcgtgctgcgcctgcccTACGACACAAGCGACGCGAGCGTTGCTGTCGGGTGCACTGAACTCGCACTGGTGCCGGAGGTGTCCGTGATGGACGGCTCGTGTAGGCGGCGCAACATCCTGGCAATAAGTCTCGCTACACTGCTGCGGTCCGCGCTGTACGCCCGTTGTGGcaaactgcagctgcacccctCTGCCGGTTCCGACGCAACATCACGTCTGCGCGATCCTCAGCCTGTTGTGCTTGACATGCTCAACGCCCTGCCAGAGTGTCACCGCCTCTGGCTGCGCGGTTTTCCACAGGCGGAGATAAGTGCAGCGACACTTGACCTCGTTAGGCGCATCGAAGAGCTCAGTAGCGACATGAATCGCCGCGAAGcggtgcaggcgcagcggcggcagcggatcGCAGCGAGGCTTGCCGGACTCGAGGGTCGCGTCGCTGAGATGGACGGTAAGCTAACGCAGTGGCACCAGACTATCCTCGACGGCATTGTGCACcgccgtggtggtgaagCCTTCCGCACAGCCAACGAGCGCCTGGGGAAGGTGTTCACCATGTTGAATGAGCTCGAGCAGAGGTTGTAG
- a CDS encoding hypothetical protein (TriTrypDB/GeneDB-style sysID: LpmP.24.1980): protein MKRDSNGDTADAHHPALAFHREVLIIQQWTKIRRDFLQALEAVAASGVVQWREPRKLWRHAQEALGKWILSQVARVHLPAPDALHDGRSQCTSSVARLLEAEIRFFPSADQLRRVMVNTRGEHVPCAAATGSSPMEGRQELRTYDEQLVRDLSLKSNGTHDPAAVAALVQLVKDFFLAKRCVAAAEAIEAGMQGVTPTQALKPRIRRLEATDPQRTPQQQRIAGPIAEVSVQWPRHWRREQCRDCPPVSLPWAAMEKLRMCYDFFSEASEQAHYPTTVLSADARQHRFHLRAATVILRYEGGLATGSLQLCADTRLKQHLHAAGYHVMDLCASPINAYMKVPQPGRFKGAASDTDDAGAKEVPNHFCSAFYDTDQYFGSIGSAVAVDPQRIYADAVINPEGRPLLLTLDVPYDEDLCELLFQKLVRDMRSATAGGGAVAAAVVDYVLVLPLWWDIHMKIEKRLFGGTGAAKGLSSSSSADPLHIAQLVQERAAMLREGHTVPYSWPEALAAAAGDARTATAAASGAWVCFDGLFIDDDYGYFCAATNKWLHGVTATEVIGLAQPRASPPLKMALDSFYTVPTVSPPST from the coding sequence ATGAAGCGCGACAGCAACGGTGACACGGCAGATGCTCACCACCCCGCCCTGGCGTTTCACCGCGAAGTGCTAATCATTCAGCAGTGGACCAAGATACGCCGCGATTTTCTACAGGCACTGGAGGCCGTGGCCGCAAGTGGAGTTGTGCAGTGGCGAGAGCCCCGCAAGCTGTGGCGCCACGCCcaggaggcgctgggcaAGTGGATCCTCTCCCAGGTAGCACGCGTGCACCTACCGGCGCCAGACGCACTGCATGACGGCCGCAGTCAATGCACATCCTCTGTGGCGCGCCTCCTAGAGGCCGAGATCCGCTTCTTCCCTTCGGCAGACCAGCTGCGGCGTGTCATGGTCAACACACGTGGCGAACACGTGCCAtgcgctgcggcgacagGTAGCAGTCCCATGGAGGGCAGGCAAGAGCTGCGCACCTACGATGAGCAGCTGGTACGGGACTTGTCCTTGAAGTCCAACGGCACACACGACCCGGCTGCCGTAGCCGCGCTGGTGCAACTCGTGAAGGACTTCTTCCTCGCCaagcgctgcgtcgccgctgccgaggccATCGAGGCCGGCATGCAAGGCGTCACCCCGACCCAGGCCCTGAAGCCTCGTATCCGCCGCCTTGAAGCCACTGACCCGCAGCGCAcccctcagcagcagcgcatcgccggCCCCATCGCCGAGGTGTCAGTGCAGTGGCCGCGTCACTGGCGTCGAGAGCAGTGCCGCGACTGCCCGCCTGTGTCGCTACCGTGGGCGGCAATGGAGAAATTGCGAATGTGCTATGACTTTTTCTCCGAGGCATCCGAGCAGGCGCACTACCCCACAACCGTACTCTCTGCGGACGCACGTCAGCATCGTTTCCAcctgcgcgccgccaccgtcattCTCCGCTACGAGGGCGGTCTTGCGACGGGAAGCCTCCAACTCTGCGCTGACACGCGACTGAAGCAGCATCTGCACGCGGCTGGCTATCATGTCATGGACCTCTGTGCGTCGCCAATCAACGCGTACATGAAGGTGCCGCAGCCCGGCAGGTTCAAAGGCGCTGCCTCCGACACCGATGACGCCGGGGCCAAGGAGGTGCCGAATCATTTCTGCTCGGCCTTCTACGACACTGACCAGTACTTCGGCAGCAtaggcagcgccgtcgctgtcgacCCGCAGCGCATTTACGCCGACGCGGTGATCAACCCAGAGGGTAGGCCCTTGCTTCTTACATTGGACGTACCGTACGACGAAGACTTGTGCGAGCTGCTCTTTCAGAAGCTCGTCCGCGACATGCGCAGCGCAACGgcgggcggcggtgcagtagcggcggcagtggtggactACGTCTtggtgctgccactgtgGTGGGATATTCACATGAAGATTGAGAAGCGCTTGTttggcggcaccggtgcggcgAAAGggctgtcctcctcctcttctgcggATCCCCTCCATATTGCACAGCTCGTGCAGGAGCGGGCAGCGATGCTGCGAGAAGGGCACACTGTTCCATATAGCTGGCCAGAggccctcgccgccgccgccggtgacgcgcgcactgccacagcggcggcgtcaggAGCGTGGGTGTGCTTTGACGGCCTCTTCATCGATGACGACTACGGCTACTTCTGCGCTGCGACGAACAAATGGCTCCACGGTGTAACAGCGACGGAGGTAATTGGGTTGGCGCAACCTCGCGCGTCGCCTCCGCTGAAGATGGCGTTAGACTCGTTCTACACCGTGCCCACGGTCTCTCCGCCTTCCACGTGA
- a CDS encoding hypothetical protein (TriTrypDB/GeneDB-style sysID: LpmP.24.1970) — protein MGYGGPRIEFYTANQYSNYAAAIDRENAARVQSILRRRNGPAEQEEQRQREEAFRAYERAQGDEVARAHAKEAEALEQRRIKDERAQRQLANKTSRRPFTTVEVTLRRRRHTHLCRLAEPRKYPEAMIGSAMPHQGGRDGKLPTLGRNDAVYCAGVDRDRIVPSRPVLQCTTPPWVGSYSTHHGPHELEAQMAKEATAYYCARPAPQRSASEQAMRQQTLQGIAAEHAVAAQQSSTDVGTAEAFREEVRSSAADVAQQHGIGLNYVDDDARSIFSHGSSNGPIAATGNMHLSTSSTKVSVQLHLSRYGGAMTARRPQQPAKAAALEKMSLPELAERLVTIQIPTSVVQ, from the coding sequence ATGGGGTACGGTGGTCCGCGGATCGAGTTTTACACCGCCAACCAGTACAGCAACTACGCTGCAGCAATCGATCGCGAAAACGCAGCACGTGTGCAGAGTATCTTGCGGAGACGCAACGGACCAGCagagcaagaagagcaacggcagcgcgaGGAAGCATTCCGCGCGTACGAGCGGGCGCAGGGTGACGAGGTTGCACGTGCACATGCCAAAGAAGCCGAGgcgctcgagcagcgccgcatcaaAGATgagcgcgcgcagcggcagctggcgAACAAGACGTCTCGTCGCCCCTTCACCACCGTCGAGGTCACCTTACGTCGCAGACGTCACacccacctctgccgcctcgctgAGCCGCGCAAGTACCCGGAAGCAATGATTGGCAGTGCTATGCCGCACCAGGGCGGACGCGATGGGAAGCTGCCTACGCTGGGACGCAACGATGCCGTGTACTGCGCCGGCGTGGATCGCGACCGCATCGTCCCATCACGGCCGGTACTTCAATGCACAACGCCTCCTTGGGTAGGGAGCTACAGCACTCATCACGGTCCCCAtgagctggaggcgcagaTGGCGAAGGAGGCTACGGCGTACTACTGCGCACGCCCCGCACCTCAGCGAAGCGCTAGCGAGCAAGCTATGCGGCAGCAAACGCTTCAGGGTATTGCCGCAGAgcacgcggtggcggcccAGCAGTCAAGCACTGACGTCGGCACTGCTGAAGCATTCCGCGAGGAGGTGAGAAGCAGTGCGGCggacgtggcgcagcagcatggAATAGGCTTGAACTACGTAGATGACGATGCAAGGTCCATCTTCAGCCATGGCTCCTCGAACGGGCCCATCGCGGCCACTGGTAACATGCATctgagcacctcctccactaAGGTCAGCGTTCAACTGCACCTTAGTCGCTACGGTGGCGCCATgacagcgcggcggccgcagcagcctgccaaggcggcagcgttgGAGAAAATGTCTCTACCTGAGCTAGCCGAGCGTCTTGTGACCATCCAGATCCCTACATCGGTAGTTCAATAG